A stretch of Miscanthus floridulus cultivar M001 chromosome 13, ASM1932011v1, whole genome shotgun sequence DNA encodes these proteins:
- the LOC136502055 gene encoding uncharacterized protein, translated as MPPKVTKRWVPVNRPGEASSSSRGHSEGGGGGVRVNPAADRLSALPDALLHHVMSFMKAWDAARTCVLSRRWRDLWASAPCVDVRVGRYRDPPQDFAKFVYRLLLAREALAPIDTLRLRSPGEEDEHFDNSDVKMWIRHAIRRNARVIQLTGHPNPNLLAELDPMDLVSRHLKILKLTYTEVSDSFTRQLSSRCPCLEELELKNCLVEGREFTSVSLKMLTMVKCTFANFFSVDAPNLVFVQCIAPESWVPVFKNFGVMVTGSVMLDDSLLSKEFKKYQEDADEYPRTSDDDEDNNIAFAPKYVPDSDDSGDEILSDDSGFLDDFYDEHYLADDVEDNYDYGSDINSDSDTFEYSEIANGYEDKQFGNRANRLDRTRGNKDHGCSAKHIINDYKKFGGQNVLNSLSNARYLELLGHSGEVIMRRESLNCPTFSNLKTLALGEWCISTAVDFDILLLLLQHSPSLEKLYLQLEMNCDIQKALRRGIEPKGGSFACKHLSMVKIRCTKDDPRVHMLAQLFRSNGLPLEKIYVRRSGSFYLRNLKPERSITLDELREYES; from the exons ATGCCCCCGAAGGTCACCAAGCGGTGGGTGCCGGTCAACCGGCCGGGGGAAGCCTCGTCGTCCTCACGCGGGCactcggaaggaggaggaggaggtgtgagAGTCAACCCCGCCGCCGACCGCCTCAGCGCGCTGCCCGACGCGCTCCTCCACCACGTCATGTCGTTCATGAAGGCGTGGGACGCAGCGCGCACGTGCGTGCTCTCGCGCCGGTGGCGCGACCTCTGGGCCTCCGCGCCCTGCGTGGATGTCCGTGTAGGGAGGTATCGCGACCCGCCCCAGGACTTCGCCAAGTTCGTGTACCGGCTGCTGCTTGCTAGGGAGGCCCTTGCGCCGATAGACACTCTCCGCCTGCGGTCACCCGGTGAGGAGGACGAACATTTCGACAATTCTGATGTTAAGATGTGGATCCGCCATGCAATCAGACGGAATGCTCGTGTTATTCAGCTAACCGGTCACCCCAACCCCAATTTGTTGGCAGAGCTGGATCCTATGGACCTCGTCTCTCGCCACCTCAAAATTTTGAAACTGACATATACTGAAGTGTCTGATAGCTTCACCAGGCAGCTGTCATCTCGTTGCCCTTGTTTGGAGGAACTAGAGCTCAAGAACTGCTTGGTAGAGGGCCGCGAGTTTACATCTGTCTCTCTGAAGATGTTGACCATGGTCAAGTGCACTTTTGCTAACTTCTTCTCTGTTGATGCTCCAAACCTTGTGTTTGTGCAGTGCATCGCGCCAGAGTCTTGGGTCCCTGTGTTCAAGAACTTTGGGGTGATGGTAACAGGTAGTGTCATGCTTGATGACTCTTTATTGAGTAAGGAGTTTAAAAAGTACCAAGAGGACGCTGATGAATATCCTCGAACAAGCGACGACGATGAAGACAACAACATTGCATTTGCCCCTAAATATGTTCCTGATTCTGATGACAGTGGTGATGAAATCCTCAGTGATGATTCTGGATTCTTAGATGATTTTTATGATGAGCATTATTTAGCAGATGATGTCGAGGACAATTATGATTATGGAAGTGATATCAATAGTGATAGTGACACCTTTGAGTACAGTGAGATTGCAAATGGCTATGAAGATAAGCAGTTTGGAAACCGTGCCAATAGACTTGATCGCACTAGGGGCAATAAAGATCATGGTTGCAGTGCAAAGCATATCATTAATGATTATAAAAAATTTGGTGGCCAGAATGTTCTCAATAGCCTTTCAAATGCTCGATATCTGGAGCTGTTAGGTCATTCTGGAGAG GTCATTATGAGGAGAGAATCGTTAAATTGTCCAACTTTTAGCAACCTGAAGACTTTGGCCCTTGGAGAATGGTGTATCAGTACAGCTGTTGATTTTGACATATTACTTCTCTTGCTTCAGCATTCACCTAGTCTGGAGAAGCTTTATCTTCAGCTTGAAATG AACTGTGACATCCAGAAGGCATTGAGAAGAGGTATAGAACCAAAGGGAGGATCATTTGCTTGCAAACATCTTAGTATGGTGAAGATCAGATGCACCAAGGACGATCCAAGAGTCCATATGTTGGCACAGTTGTTTAGATCTAATGGCCTGCCACTTGAGAAGATTTATGTCCGTCGAAGTGGGAGTTTCT ACCTTCGTAACTTGAAGCCAGAGAGGAGCATTACCCTCGATGAACTGCGTGAATATGAATCTTGA